A single window of Raphanus sativus cultivar WK10039 unplaced genomic scaffold, ASM80110v3 Scaffold1964, whole genome shotgun sequence DNA harbors:
- the LOC108847450 gene encoding uncharacterized protein LOC108847450: MACTTDFRCLDEGFGGKTAKRKRESQEQAAADEASMDIDSVNPPSAKRSAVASSEDPDKPVAAAVAIGRPTYDGVIAGKVSGRNWKTPRTHRSSGRFVRNKGPDLEEMKRQREIKRAYKERKNELKEEIRSHKVEKRKKKEEREKRKAENVLRTGTKLQKITNPKTLKKIAKSKQRKHLKVIPDEVVNGNKKSIIN; encoded by the coding sequence atggcTTGCACCACAGATTTCCGGTGCCTCGACGAAGGATTCGGCGGCAAAACCGCCAAACGCAAACGCGAATCTCAGGAACAAGCCGCCGCCGATGAAGCCTCGATGGACATCGATTCGGTCAATCCTCCATCCGCGAAACGCAGCGCCGTCGCCTCCTCGGAGGATCCGGACAAACCCGTCGCCGCCGCCGTGGCGATCGGGAGACCGACGTACGACGGCGTGATAGCCGGGAAAGTATCGGGGCGGAACTGGAAGACGCCGCGGACGCACAGGTCGTCGGGGAGGTTCGTGAGGAACAAGGGGCCGGATCTGGAGGAGATGAAGAGGCAGAGGGAGATCAAGAGGGCGTACAAGGAGAGGAAGAACGAGCTCAAGGAGGAGATACGGAGCCACAAGgtggagaagaggaagaagaaggaggagagGGAGAAGAGGAAGGCGGAGAATGTTTTGAGGACGGGGACGAAGCTGCAGAAGATTACGAACCCGAAGACGTTGAAGAAGATTGCCAAGTCTAAGCAGAGGAAGCATCTTAAAGTGATTCCTGATGAGGTGGtgaatgggaacaagaagagtaTCATTAATTAA